A genomic segment from Gossypium hirsutum isolate 1008001.06 chromosome D04, Gossypium_hirsutum_v2.1, whole genome shotgun sequence encodes:
- the LOC107898199 gene encoding uncharacterized protein, which yields MAYHPQTNRQAEFSNRQLKQILEKVVNPTHKHWLFRLDEALWAYQITFKTPLGMSPFKLVYGKPCHFPVELEHKTYWAIKKLNIDWSAVGTNCLLELNEMEEFRAQTYENAKLLKLFPAKLKSRWSGPFEIVHVYSHGAVRVKASKNDSTFKVNGERLKHYFGAPIINDKNSITFQTA from the exons ATGGCATACCATCCCCAAACAAATAGACAGGCGGAATTCTCTAATAGACAGCTTAAACAAATTTTGGAGAAGGTAGTCAATCCCACCCACAAACATTGGTTATTCAGATTGGATGAAGCTCTATGGGCATATCAGATTACATTCAAGACACCATTGGGGATGTCGCCTTTCAAGCTTGTTTATGGGAAACCCTGTCATTTTCCCGTTGAACTTGAACATAAGACATATTGGgcaattaagaaattgaatataGATTGGAGTGCTGTTGGTACTAATTGCCTGTTGGAGTTGAATGAGATGGAAGAATTCAGAGCACAAACTTATGAGAATGCCAAGCT GCTTAAATTGTTTCCTGCCAAATTAAAATCTCGTTGGTCTGGCCCATTCGAGATAGTGCATGTCTATTCTCATGGAGCTGTAAGAGTCAAAGCCAGCAAGAATGATTCTACTTTCAAAGTCAATGGCGAAAGATTAAAGCATTACTTTGGAGCTCCTataattaatgataaaaattccATCACTTTTCAAACTGCTTAA